Genomic segment of Candidatus Acidiferrales bacterium:
TGATCTGACCTCCGATATCGGATGGGTCGGGGCCGCGGCAACGGCTGCGATCGCTCTCGAAGACCTCCCCAGGGTCTCACCGGACATCCTCCTTTTGCAGTGCAGCCTTTCCGAGGGCGGGCGTCCGTCGGCACTGCAACAAGTTAAAGCACGCTTTCCTCGGCTCAAGGTTCTCATGCTCGGCATGTCGGAAGATGAAGACGAATTCATCACCGCCATACGCTGCGGTGCGAGAGGATACGTTCTGAGAGATTCTTCCACCGACGATATCCTGGAGGCCGTTCGCGCCCTCTATCGCAATGAAGCAGTGATTCCTAAAAGCCTTACCTTGGCCCTCGTCGAGTTTGCGGCCGGTGTTCGAACCTATCCGACCCGCTCGGCTTACGAGACAGCAGCCGGTCTTACCGTCCGTGAGCACCAGCTTGTGCCTTTGATTGCGGCGAGATTCACCAACAAACAGATTGCGGATCGCTTGGGCATATCCGAACAAACGGTCAAGAACCACCTCCGGAACATCTTGCGCAAATTGAAGGTAAAGCACCGTTTTGAAATCGCCGGGCAGCTTGCCAAGCAAATCTTGATTCCAATTCCCCGCCCGGCGTTGACGAACCCCCATCGCGACCGAACGACCGCTCGCATCCCGAGTTCGAGTCGAATATAGTACCGCCATAGCTCTCCGCGTA
This window contains:
- a CDS encoding response regulator transcription factor, which produces MSRIRVYLVNDNRLLRESVKRLFDLTSDIGWVGAAATAAIALEDLPRVSPDILLLQCSLSEGGRPSALQQVKARFPRLKVLMLGMSEDEDEFITAIRCGARGYVLRDSSTDDILEAVRALYRNEAVIPKSLTLALVEFAAGVRTYPTRSAYETAAGLTVREHQLVPLIAARFTNKQIADRLGISEQTVKNHLRNILRKLKVKHRFEIAGQLAKQILIPIPRPALTNPHRDRTTARIPSSSRI